The following are from one region of the bacterium genome:
- a CDS encoding proprotein convertase P-domain-containing protein — MTGTWVLHLVNEAYGNNGSISGWTLYVNEFESPTPTPIPSPTPSGAGGEGTVFGGAFAWERGGWYTSRVNIPVRGIVTDINLGIDAQCNSTLIYTGLYLFSPEGQHAAMYRVGDLTGRSFYKTLFNDEAPQAITGGVEPYTGDYRPVENLTAFDGEWLTGTWTLVFYNNNDENGGRVTDWKIEYAYLVPPTPTPSATPTRTPVPSATPTTTPVGYKTPIPTRSPSPTPTPTPLERCVLYAGLPTDIYQQDIELTGVTATDPRRVDRVLVAINQLSTENESALKNVGIYLYSPAGKVVALFEVDELSGAALSGTWFDDDASSPITDGVAPYPGYWQPAGNLSDFESETIAGTWSLLVYNSTSGCVTTCPVHLSDWSILICAAATPTPFKPTPIPTPGNCLQYDGSSFDLPGGQVSESTITITQEGKIRGLTMELEAQVTNDLGEVSAYLISPSGTSLTLFNPGALSGCCLYETRLDDSAGLLMAAGSSPYLGTFRPAQAFANLAGEFAPGDWVLAVLNSTSGGGGSITDWSLTLCWAPPTPTPTPQPTPTPELGLPESILIQSGDYDGDGTSDIAVFRASAGLWAVRGVGTDFLGQAGDIPVSGDYDGDGTTDLAVFRDAAGLWAAKGVTQFNFGRSGDIPFPRDYDGDGSVDAAVYRPSRGLWVQRGISRFYFGGGDDLPLAEEFDGAAGVDVGIFRPVSGLWLVRGVTRYYLGELGDLPVPGNYDGTLSLPAVYRPAQGLWAVRGLTRFFLGTIGDQPVPADYLGDGTVLPGIFRGGSGLWFYGAGARVYWGKSGDEPVTK; from the coding sequence ATGACGGGAACGTGGGTATTGCATTTGGTCAACGAAGCTTACGGCAACAACGGATCAATCTCCGGTTGGACACTTTATGTCAACGAATTCGAATCGCCGACCCCCACTCCCATTCCGTCTCCCACGCCGTCGGGAGCGGGGGGGGAGGGGACCGTCTTCGGGGGGGCCTTTGCCTGGGAGCGGGGTGGTTGGTATACCTCCCGGGTCAACATCCCCGTGCGGGGTATCGTTACCGACATCAACCTGGGCATCGATGCCCAGTGCAACAGCACCCTTATCTACACCGGCCTCTACCTATTTTCTCCGGAGGGCCAACATGCCGCCATGTACCGGGTGGGGGACTTGACCGGGAGATCGTTTTACAAGACCCTCTTCAACGACGAAGCTCCGCAGGCGATTACCGGAGGAGTCGAACCCTACACCGGCGATTACCGGCCGGTGGAGAATTTGACCGCTTTCGACGGGGAATGGCTGACCGGGACCTGGACCCTGGTTTTCTACAACAACAACGACGAGAACGGGGGCCGGGTCACGGACTGGAAGATAGAGTACGCCTACCTGGTGCCTCCCACTCCGACCCCGTCGGCCACCCCTACCCGCACCCCCGTGCCCAGCGCCACCCCTACCACCACGCCGGTCGGCTACAAGACCCCGATCCCGACCCGCTCCCCCTCGCCGACGCCGACCCCGACCCCCCTGGAGCGGTGCGTCCTCTACGCCGGACTTCCCACCGACATCTACCAGCAGGATATCGAGCTCACCGGCGTCACCGCCACCGACCCCCGCCGGGTGGACCGGGTGCTGGTGGCGATCAACCAGCTCAGCACCGAAAACGAGAGCGCGCTCAAGAACGTCGGTATTTATCTCTACTCTCCTGCGGGTAAGGTCGTGGCCCTCTTCGAGGTCGACGAGTTGAGCGGGGCCGCACTTTCCGGAACCTGGTTCGACGACGACGCGTCCAGCCCCATTACCGACGGGGTCGCTCCCTACCCCGGATACTGGCAGCCGGCCGGCAACCTCTCCGACTTCGAATCCGAAACCATCGCCGGCACCTGGTCCCTCCTGGTCTACAACAGCACCTCCGGCTGCGTGACCACCTGCCCGGTCCACCTGAGCGACTGGAGCATCCTTATCTGCGCCGCCGCCACCCCCACCCCCTTCAAACCCACCCCCATCCCCACCCCCGGCAACTGCCTTCAATACGACGGTTCCTCCTTCGATCTGCCCGGGGGCCAGGTTTCCGAGTCGACCATCACCATCACCCAGGAAGGGAAGATCCGGGGGCTGACCATGGAACTGGAAGCGCAGGTGACCAACGATCTCGGGGAGGTTTCCGCCTACCTCATCTCCCCGTCGGGAACCAGCCTTACCCTCTTCAATCCAGGCGCCCTCTCCGGCTGCTGCCTCTACGAAACCCGCCTCGACGACTCGGCCGGCCTGCTGATGGCCGCCGGCAGTTCCCCCTATCTGGGAACCTTCCGGCCCGCCCAGGCCTTCGCCAATCTGGCCGGGGAGTTCGCTCCCGGAGACTGGGTCCTGGCCGTGCTCAACTCGACGTCAGGCGGGGGAGGATCGATTACCGATTGGAGCCTCACCCTCTGCTGGGCGCCGCCGACGCCCACCCCGACGCCGCAACCGACTCCGACCCCGGAACTGGGGCTCCCCGAGAGCATTCTGATCCAGTCCGGGGATTACGACGGCGACGGCACTTCCGACATCGCCGTCTTCCGCGCTTCCGCGGGCCTCTGGGCGGTGCGCGGCGTCGGCACCGATTTCCTCGGCCAGGCGGGAGACATTCCCGTCAGCGGCGACTACGACGGGGACGGCACCACCGACCTGGCGGTCTTCCGGGACGCGGCCGGCCTCTGGGCGGCCAAGGGAGTCACCCAGTTCAATTTCGGCCGGAGCGGGGACATTCCCTTCCCCCGGGATTACGACGGGGACGGAAGCGTCGACGCCGCCGTCTACCGCCCGTCGCGCGGGCTCTGGGTCCAGCGGGGGATATCCCGGTTCTACTTCGGGGGAGGCGACGATCTTCCTCTGGCCGAGGAGTTCGACGGGGCCGCCGGCGTCGACGTCGGTATCTTCCGACCGGTATCGGGACTCTGGCTGGTGCGGGGGGTGACGCGGTATTATCTGGGAGAACTCGGCGACCTGCCGGTTCCCGGGAACTACGACGGTACGCTCTCCCTGCCGGCCGTCTACCGCCCTGCGCAGGGGCTCTGGGCGGTCCGCGGGCTGACCAGGTTCTTCCTGGGGACGATCGGCGATCAACCCGTCCCCGCCGATTACCTGGGGGACGGCACCGTTCTCCCGGGGATATTCCGGGGCGGGTCCGGTTTGTGGTTCTACGGGGCGGGGGCCCGGGTTTACTGGGGAAAGAGCGGGGACGAGCCCGTTACCAAGTGA
- a CDS encoding type IV pilus twitching motility protein PilT, which produces MHLKEILEYTVNHGASDLHLTVGVPPIIRINGILQPSEFPILSPDDTKRIIFGILNDSQRVRFEQELELDVSLFIPGLSRFRVNVHLQKGCVEAAFRTIPMKIPPIDSLGLPPAATDLARRPNGLVLITGPTGSGKSTTMAAMIDLINRERQCMIISVEDPIEYLHQNQQSIIKQREVGSDTHSFAAALKHVLRQDPDVILVGEMRDLETISTAVTAAETGHLVLSSLHTPDAAQTIDRLIDVFPAEQQKQVMVQIASCLQGVIAQILLPTREGGGRVVATEVMIGTPGVRNVIREHKTHQIPTLIQTGTQHGMHSMDQSLKKLILDRKVSYQEAIQHAKNREEFALIPEDFRA; this is translated from the coding sequence ATGCACCTCAAGGAAATACTCGAATACACGGTCAACCACGGAGCATCGGACCTCCACCTGACCGTGGGCGTTCCCCCCATCATCAGGATCAACGGGATACTCCAGCCCTCCGAGTTCCCGATCCTGAGCCCGGACGACACCAAGAGGATCATTTTCGGCATTCTCAACGACTCCCAGCGGGTGCGCTTCGAACAGGAATTGGAGTTGGACGTTTCTCTCTTCATCCCGGGGCTCTCCCGCTTCCGGGTCAACGTGCACCTCCAGAAAGGCTGCGTGGAAGCGGCGTTTCGGACCATTCCCATGAAGATCCCGCCGATCGATTCCCTGGGCCTTCCCCCCGCGGCCACCGACCTGGCGCGCCGGCCCAACGGCCTGGTTCTGATCACCGGCCCCACCGGGAGCGGGAAGAGCACGACCATGGCGGCCATGATCGATCTGATCAACCGGGAACGGCAGTGCATGATCATCAGCGTCGAGGACCCGATCGAATATCTCCACCAAAACCAGCAGAGCATCATCAAGCAGCGTGAAGTCGGCTCCGACACCCACTCCTTCGCGGCCGCGCTCAAGCATGTTCTCCGCCAGGACCCGGACGTGATCCTGGTGGGGGAGATGCGGGACCTGGAAACCATCTCCACCGCCGTTACCGCCGCCGAGACCGGGCATCTGGTGCTGAGCAGTCTGCACACCCCGGACGCAGCCCAGACCATCGACCGCCTGATCGACGTCTTCCCCGCCGAGCAGCAGAAGCAGGTCATGGTCCAGATCGCCAGCTGCCTGCAGGGAGTGATCGCCCAGATCCTGCTGCCGACCCGGGAAGGGGGGGGAAGGGTGGTGGCGACGGAGGTCATGATCGGGACCCCGGGCGTGCGCAACGTGATCCGGGAACACAAGACCCACCAGATCCCGACCCTGATCCAGACCGGGACTCAGCATGGAATGCACAGCATGGACCAAAGCCTGAAGAAACTGATCCTGGACCGGAAGGTATCGTACCAGGAAGCGATTCAACATGCGAAGAACCGGGAAGAGTTCGCTTTGATTCCGGAGGATTTCAGGGCCTGA
- a CDS encoding PilT/PilU family type 4a pilus ATPase, with protein sequence MRPDTLLRLMDEKQASDLYLKVGRPPHMRINGQIAALGEFPPLVREDMDSLARHILDDRQLAVFQEERELDIAYGISGGSRFRINFFYEQGNPASVMRRVKAHIQGFEELGLPVSALEKLSLEPRGLILIAGATGSGKSTTMAAMVEFLNHQKPKHIITIEDPIEFTYTEDKCLINQREIGYDTFSFRGALKYVIRQAPDVIVIGEMRDLETMSTAIMAGEVGHLVVSSLHTIDVSQTLDRIINFFPAYQHPQIRMQLAFVLRGIVCQRLLPRKDGQGRIPAVELLLPSPTARKAIMDNRIEDLKKIMDDGGTFGMQSFNQSILKLYRDGLVAYDVALENSDNPELLELAIKGIYTGQDTFRVM encoded by the coding sequence ATGCGCCCGGACACACTTTTGCGGTTGATGGACGAGAAACAGGCGTCCGACCTCTACCTCAAGGTCGGCCGTCCTCCCCACATGCGCATCAACGGGCAGATCGCGGCTCTGGGGGAGTTCCCGCCGCTGGTCCGGGAAGACATGGATTCCCTGGCCCGGCATATCCTGGACGACCGCCAGTTGGCCGTGTTTCAGGAAGAGAGGGAGCTCGACATCGCCTATGGGATCAGCGGGGGGAGCCGGTTCCGGATCAATTTTTTCTACGAGCAGGGCAATCCGGCTTCGGTGATGCGGAGGGTTAAGGCCCATATTCAGGGGTTCGAAGAACTGGGGTTGCCGGTTTCGGCCCTGGAAAAGCTGAGCCTGGAACCGCGCGGCCTGATCCTGATCGCCGGAGCCACCGGGAGCGGGAAGAGCACGACCATGGCGGCGATGGTCGAATTCCTCAACCACCAGAAACCCAAACACATCATTACCATCGAGGATCCGATCGAGTTCACCTATACCGAGGACAAGTGCCTGATCAACCAGCGGGAAATCGGCTACGACACCTTCAGTTTCCGGGGAGCGCTCAAGTACGTCATCCGCCAGGCCCCGGACGTGATCGTCATCGGCGAGATGCGTGACCTGGAAACCATGAGCACCGCCATCATGGCCGGGGAGGTGGGTCATCTGGTCGTCAGCTCCCTGCATACCATCGACGTTTCCCAGACCCTCGACCGGATCATCAATTTTTTTCCGGCCTACCAGCACCCCCAGATCCGGATGCAGCTGGCCTTCGTGCTCCGGGGCATCGTCTGCCAGCGGCTCCTGCCCCGCAAGGACGGCCAGGGCCGGATCCCGGCGGTGGAGCTGCTCCTCCCCAGCCCCACCGCCCGCAAGGCCATCATGGACAACCGGATCGAGGACCTGAAGAAGATCATGGACGACGGCGGCACTTTCGGGATGCAATCCTTCAACCAGTCCATTCTCAAGCTTTACCGCGACGGTCTCGTCGCTTACGACGTCGCTCTGGAGAATTCCGACAACCCGGAACTGCTGGAACTGGCCATCAAGGGGATCTACACCGGGCAGGACACCTTCAGGGTGATGTAG
- a CDS encoding ParA family protein codes for MIIAVVNQKGGCGKTTTAVNLSACLAQRGERVLLIDLDQQFNATLALGAEPGAGRDVHALLTEEGRRAREMIQPTGIFNLEMIPSSLRLSGMDLDLAGKMGREVLLRRSLEEEKPRYDFIVMDCAPSLSLLTVNALAAADEVLIPVQTHYFALEGMKLLFKTINIVRKSVNAKLSVLGLLPTFYDRRSLISRDVLEGLRDFFGRRVLKTVIRTNAKLAEAPSAALPISFYAPRSRGARDYEELAEEILEFVGREETVRAE; via the coding sequence ATGATCATTGCGGTTGTCAATCAGAAAGGAGGCTGCGGAAAGACGACGACGGCGGTGAATCTCTCGGCGTGCCTGGCTCAGCGGGGGGAACGGGTGCTGCTGATCGATCTCGATCAGCAGTTCAACGCCACCCTGGCTTTGGGCGCGGAGCCCGGAGCGGGCCGGGACGTGCACGCGCTCCTGACGGAAGAAGGGAGAAGAGCCCGGGAGATGATTCAGCCGACGGGTATTTTCAATCTGGAAATGATCCCGTCGTCGTTGCGGTTGTCGGGGATGGACTTGGACTTGGCGGGAAAAATGGGACGAGAGGTGCTGTTGCGGCGGAGCTTGGAGGAAGAAAAACCGAGGTACGACTTCATCGTCATGGACTGCGCTCCCTCCCTGAGCCTGCTGACGGTCAACGCGCTCGCCGCCGCCGATGAGGTCCTGATCCCCGTCCAGACCCACTATTTCGCCCTTGAGGGAATGAAACTGCTGTTCAAGACCATCAATATCGTGAGAAAAAGCGTCAACGCGAAACTTTCGGTTTTGGGTCTGCTGCCCACGTTTTACGATCGGCGCTCGCTGATCAGCCGGGACGTCCTTGAAGGCTTACGGGATTTTTTCGGGCGGCGCGTGCTCAAAACCGTGATCAGGACCAATGCCAAGCTGGCGGAAGCCCCCAGCGCCGCGCTTCCGATCAGTTTTTACGCCCCCCGTTCGCGCGGGGCCCGGGACTACGAGGAACTGGCCGAGGAGATACTGGAATTTGTCGGCAGAGAAGAAACAGTCAGGGCTGAATAA